A section of the Cumulibacter manganitolerans genome encodes:
- a CDS encoding thiamine-phosphate kinase: MHNENPTISDAGEFPAIERITRATAGSLTDEVLLGPGDDAAVVSAADGRVVISTDVFVEDRHFRRDWSGPQDIGHRVIAAALADIAAMGARPTAAVVGLACPADTPLSWLDGFSTGVAEECAAAGAALVGGDMSRSDTVFVSVTGLGDLAGAVPVTRAGARDNDVVAVAGHLGYAAAGLAILSRGFRTGKVFIDAHRRPAPPYTEGPRASLAGASAMCDVSDGLVADLEHIARASNVAIDLDASSFDIPARMAEIASAIGADPLQWVTAGGEDHALAATFAPDDVPDGWRVVGAVRSADEPAVTIDGRAPEARGWTHFGRA, from the coding sequence GTGCACAACGAGAACCCGACCATCTCCGACGCGGGCGAGTTCCCCGCCATAGAGCGCATCACGCGCGCCACCGCCGGCTCGCTGACCGACGAGGTGCTGCTCGGGCCCGGTGACGACGCCGCGGTCGTGTCCGCCGCCGACGGTCGGGTGGTGATCAGCACCGACGTGTTCGTGGAGGACCGGCACTTCCGCCGGGACTGGTCGGGGCCGCAGGACATCGGGCACCGGGTGATCGCCGCCGCGCTGGCCGACATCGCCGCGATGGGAGCGCGACCGACCGCCGCCGTCGTCGGCCTGGCCTGCCCGGCCGACACGCCGCTGTCGTGGCTCGACGGGTTCAGCACGGGCGTCGCCGAGGAGTGCGCGGCCGCGGGTGCCGCGCTGGTCGGCGGCGACATGTCCCGCAGCGACACCGTCTTCGTATCGGTGACCGGCCTCGGCGACCTCGCGGGCGCGGTCCCGGTGACCCGTGCCGGAGCGCGGGACAACGACGTGGTCGCCGTCGCCGGCCATCTGGGGTACGCCGCCGCGGGGCTGGCGATCCTGTCGCGCGGCTTCCGCACCGGCAAGGTGTTCATCGACGCCCACCGCAGGCCGGCGCCGCCGTACACCGAGGGACCGCGGGCCTCGCTGGCCGGGGCGAGCGCGATGTGCGACGTCAGCGACGGGCTGGTCGCGGACCTCGAGCACATCGCTCGGGCGAGCAACGTCGCGATCGACCTGGACGCGTCGTCCTTCGACATCCCTGCCCGGATGGCGGAGATCGCGTCGGCGATCGGCGCCGACCCCCTGCAGTGGGTGACCGCCGGCGGTGAGGACCACGCGCTCGCGGCCACCTTCGCCCCGGACGACGTGCCCGACGGCTGGCGCGTGGTCGGCGCGGTGCGCAGCGCGGACGAGCCGGCCGTCACGATCGACGGCCGGGCCCCCGAGGCGCGGGGCTGGACTCACTTCGGGCGCGCGTAG
- a CDS encoding DUF3515 domain-containing protein: protein MPLSPARKATAIAVPSALVAGAVTAWLISQNMGDAQAGSGPVTSVSVQEAQGTEDQCANVVVALPAQLEDRAKRAVKGHPGALAWGEPPITLVCGVPKPDTVESATNLTAVNGVTWMTTQDIDTSAYGLPGKNVLWTALDREVYVSVAVPTASSGSAVISPISKVLAERLKSTGA from the coding sequence GTGCCACTGTCTCCCGCCCGCAAGGCCACCGCCATCGCCGTCCCCTCAGCCCTCGTCGCGGGTGCCGTGACCGCCTGGCTGATCTCGCAGAACATGGGTGACGCGCAGGCCGGCTCCGGACCGGTGACGTCGGTCAGCGTGCAGGAGGCGCAGGGCACCGAGGACCAGTGCGCCAACGTCGTCGTCGCGCTGCCCGCGCAGCTCGAGGACCGCGCGAAGCGCGCTGTGAAGGGCCACCCCGGCGCGCTGGCGTGGGGAGAGCCGCCGATCACGCTGGTGTGCGGCGTGCCGAAGCCGGACACCGTCGAGTCGGCGACCAACCTGACGGCGGTCAACGGGGTCACCTGGATGACCACGCAGGACATCGACACCTCGGCGTACGGCCTGCCCGGGAAGAACGTGCTGTGGACGGCCCTCGACCGCGAGGTCTACGTGTCGGTGGCCGTGCCGACCGCCTCCTCCGGCAGCGCCGTCATCTCGCCGATCTCGAAGGTGCTCGCCGAGCGGCTCAAGTCCACCGGCGCCTAG
- a CDS encoding DAK2 domain-containing protein produces the protein MPPRPNSQPDSLRMDAATVRRWCLAALQALGAHRDEIDRLNVYPVPDGDTGTNMLLTLRAMTDALRRERPAALAAAASVMARGALLGARGNSGVILSQFVRGMSEVLGGLIDGQPLTDAPLMLARAIRRGAERARAGVADPAEGTILTV, from the coding sequence ATGCCCCCGCGGCCGAACTCGCAGCCGGACAGCCTGCGCATGGATGCGGCCACCGTACGCCGGTGGTGCCTCGCCGCGCTGCAGGCCCTGGGTGCCCATCGCGACGAGATCGACCGGCTCAACGTCTATCCGGTCCCGGACGGCGACACCGGCACCAACATGCTGCTCACCCTGCGCGCGATGACCGACGCGCTGCGGCGCGAGCGCCCCGCCGCGCTGGCCGCCGCCGCGTCGGTGATGGCGCGCGGGGCGCTGCTGGGGGCGCGCGGGAACTCCGGCGTCATCCTCAGCCAGTTCGTGCGCGGCATGTCCGAGGTGCTGGGCGGTCTCATCGACGGGCAGCCGCTCACCGACGCGCCGCTGATGCTCGCGCGGGCCATCCGCCGCGGCGCCGAGCGGGCGCGGGCCGGCGTCGCCGACCCGGCCGAGGGCACCATCCTCACCGTG
- a CDS encoding lysophospholipid acyltransferase family protein produces the protein MSDNLQPPVKRGRKSAGRLTPALQFLVPIVRNLSRLIFKERFEQRENIPVQGPALLVLNHVSVLDPIATAAYVWTAGRLPLFMIKDGVFKAPVVGRLFTGARQIPVSRGSAAAQESLERAIAALRAGEVVAVYPEGTVTRDPDWWPMRAKTGVARIALAVPEAKVIPIAQWGAQRAYDYHTKKMHLLPRKQTWIRALPPMDLSRYAGRTDSVAARELTDEMMRALADEVGRMRGEQPPAELHRYTGKS, from the coding sequence GTGAGCGACAACCTCCAGCCACCGGTGAAGCGGGGTCGAAAGAGCGCCGGACGGCTCACCCCGGCGTTGCAGTTCCTGGTGCCGATCGTGCGCAACCTCTCGCGGCTGATCTTCAAGGAGCGTTTCGAGCAGCGCGAGAACATCCCCGTCCAGGGCCCGGCGCTGCTGGTGCTCAACCACGTGTCCGTGCTCGACCCGATCGCCACCGCGGCGTACGTCTGGACGGCCGGGCGGCTGCCGTTGTTCATGATCAAGGACGGCGTGTTCAAGGCGCCGGTCGTCGGCCGACTGTTCACCGGCGCGCGGCAGATCCCGGTGAGCCGGGGCTCGGCCGCGGCGCAGGAGTCGCTGGAGCGGGCGATCGCAGCGCTGCGCGCCGGCGAGGTGGTCGCCGTCTACCCCGAGGGGACGGTCACGCGCGACCCCGACTGGTGGCCGATGCGCGCCAAGACCGGGGTCGCGCGGATCGCGCTCGCGGTGCCCGAGGCAAAGGTGATCCCGATCGCCCAGTGGGGCGCCCAGCGCGCGTACGACTACCACACCAAGAAGATGCATCTCCTGCCGCGCAAGCAGACGTGGATCCGCGCGTTGCCGCCGATGGACCTGTCGCGCTACGCCGGACGCACGGACAGCGTCGCGGCGCGCGAGCTCACCGACGAGATGATGCGCGCCCTCGCCGACGAGGTCGGCCGGATGCGCGGCGAGCAGCCCCCCGCCGAGCTGCACCGCTACACGGGCAAGTCGTGA
- the rpmB gene encoding 50S ribosomal protein L28, which translates to MASVCDVCGKKPSFGKSVSHSHRRTSRRWNPNVQRVHAVLAGGTHKTLNACTTCIKSGKVVKG; encoded by the coding sequence GTGGCCAGCGTTTGCGACGTCTGTGGCAAGAAGCCGTCTTTCGGCAAGTCGGTGTCACACTCCCACCGCCGTACGAGCCGCCGCTGGAACCCGAACGTCCAGCGCGTGCACGCCGTGCTCGCCGGTGGCACCCACAAGACCCTGAACGCCTGCACCACGTGCATCAAGAGCGGCAAGGTCGTCAAGGGCTAA
- a CDS encoding UdgX family uracil-DNA binding protein (This protein belongs to the uracil DNA glycosylase superfamily, members of which act in excision repair of DNA. However, it belongs more specifically to UdgX branch, whose founding member was found to bind uracil in DNA (where it does not belong), without cleaving it, appears to promote DNA repair by a pathway involving RecA, rather than base excision.): MAEQTDASPWVPASRELPDLESAAHECRGCELWRPATQVVFSTGTRSAGVMLVGEQPGDQEDRQGEPFVGPAGRVLDDALEAAGIDRAAAYLTNAVKHFRFEPRGKRRIHAKPELRHLVACHPWLDAELEAVAPRAVVALGATAARAVLGRPVKIGEIRGKLLDELPDRVALVTTHPSAVLRLRGREGYDEAFGDLVADLRLVAPDA; encoded by the coding sequence ATGGCCGAGCAGACGGACGCGAGCCCCTGGGTGCCGGCGTCGCGGGAGCTCCCCGACCTGGAGTCGGCGGCGCACGAGTGCCGCGGCTGCGAGCTCTGGCGGCCGGCCACCCAGGTCGTGTTCTCGACGGGGACGCGCTCGGCGGGCGTGATGCTGGTCGGCGAGCAGCCCGGTGACCAGGAGGACCGGCAGGGCGAGCCGTTCGTCGGCCCGGCCGGGCGGGTGCTGGACGACGCCCTGGAGGCGGCCGGGATCGACCGCGCGGCCGCGTACCTGACCAACGCCGTCAAGCACTTCCGGTTCGAGCCGCGGGGGAAGCGCCGCATCCACGCGAAGCCGGAGCTGCGGCACCTGGTCGCCTGCCACCCGTGGCTCGACGCCGAGCTCGAGGCCGTGGCTCCCCGGGCGGTCGTCGCGCTGGGGGCGACGGCCGCGCGCGCGGTGCTGGGCCGGCCGGTGAAGATCGGCGAGATCCGCGGGAAGCTGCTCGACGAGCTGCCCGACCGGGTGGCCCTGGTGACCACGCACCCCTCCGCGGTCCTGCGGCTGCGCGGCCGAGAAGGCTACGACGAGGCGTTCGGCGATCTCGTGGCGGACCTGCGGCTCGTCGCGCCGGACGCCTGA
- a CDS encoding NAD(P)H-dependent glycerol-3-phosphate dehydrogenase, whose translation MISRAAVMGAGSWGTAFAKVLADAGLPVRLWGRRADLVESITRTRVNDEYLPGIALPSTIEATADPRYALEETDLVVLAIPSQTLRTNLQGWRDLIAGHATLVSMMKGIELGSMLRMSEVIAQTAEVDPGRIAVLSGPNLAREIAEEQPAATVIACPEHERAVSVQNICRTGYFRPYTSTDVVGCELGGAVKNVIALACGMAEGMGFGDNTKATLMTRGLAETARLGSKLGADVRTFSGLAGIGDLAATCSSPLSRNRTFGEWLGRGHTLEEATARTTQIAEGVKSCRSVLDLARANGVEMPITEAIVAICHEGRSVSEIAPALMGRATKPEAS comes from the coding sequence GTGATCTCTCGGGCGGCCGTGATGGGCGCGGGCTCGTGGGGCACCGCGTTCGCCAAGGTGCTCGCGGACGCCGGCCTGCCGGTGCGCCTGTGGGGCCGCCGCGCCGACCTCGTCGAGAGCATCACGCGCACCCGGGTGAACGACGAGTACCTGCCGGGCATCGCCCTCCCCTCGACGATCGAGGCGACGGCCGACCCGCGATACGCCCTCGAGGAGACCGACCTGGTCGTGCTCGCCATCCCCTCGCAGACGCTACGGACCAACCTGCAGGGGTGGCGCGACCTGATCGCCGGTCACGCCACCCTCGTCAGCATGATGAAGGGCATCGAGCTCGGCAGCATGCTGCGGATGTCGGAGGTCATCGCGCAGACCGCCGAGGTCGACCCCGGTCGGATCGCCGTCCTGTCGGGCCCCAACCTGGCGCGCGAGATCGCGGAGGAGCAGCCGGCTGCGACGGTGATCGCCTGCCCGGAGCACGAGCGCGCGGTGAGCGTCCAGAACATCTGCCGGACCGGCTACTTCCGGCCGTACACCAGCACCGACGTGGTCGGCTGCGAGCTCGGGGGCGCGGTGAAGAACGTGATCGCGCTGGCCTGCGGCATGGCCGAGGGCATGGGCTTCGGCGACAACACCAAGGCGACGTTGATGACCCGCGGGCTGGCCGAGACCGCGCGGCTGGGCAGCAAGCTCGGCGCCGACGTCCGGACGTTCTCGGGCCTCGCCGGCATCGGCGACCTGGCGGCGACCTGCTCGTCGCCGCTGTCGCGGAACCGGACCTTCGGCGAGTGGCTCGGGCGCGGGCACACCCTGGAGGAGGCGACGGCCCGCACCACGCAGATCGCCGAGGGCGTGAAGTCGTGCCGATCGGTGCTCGACCTGGCCCGCGCCAACGGCGTGGAGATGCCGATCACCGAGGCGATCGTGGCCATCTGCCACGAGGGACGGTCGGTGTCCGAGATCGCGCCGGCGCTGATGGGCCGCGCCACCAAGCCCGAGGCCAGCTAG
- a CDS encoding cytidylate kinase-like family protein: MTVITIASSFGLRGSFIGATLARSLDIPFVDRAIPRAISRELGVPIDEVMAQDNKAATGLWRLISAMAVVPDISGTEVAAHGVGGDERAFVERTEKLIREAAQTTGGVFVGRAGALVLRDVPGALHVRLTGPKDARIQAYAALKKLPLKEAREVVETNDKARLAYGKAFYRTNLADNALYDLVIDQTRFTEHGTVDLVTAAVRARAQHG, encoded by the coding sequence ATGACCGTCATCACCATCGCCAGCTCGTTCGGCTTGCGGGGTTCGTTCATCGGCGCCACCCTCGCTCGCTCCCTCGACATCCCGTTCGTCGACCGCGCCATCCCGCGCGCGATCTCGCGGGAGCTCGGCGTGCCGATCGACGAGGTCATGGCGCAGGACAACAAGGCCGCCACCGGGCTGTGGCGGCTGATCAGCGCCATGGCGGTGGTGCCCGACATCAGCGGCACCGAGGTGGCGGCGCACGGCGTCGGCGGGGACGAGCGGGCGTTCGTCGAGCGCACCGAGAAGCTCATCCGCGAGGCCGCGCAGACCACCGGCGGGGTGTTCGTCGGCCGCGCGGGCGCCCTGGTGCTGCGCGACGTGCCCGGCGCGCTGCACGTGCGGCTCACCGGCCCCAAGGACGCCCGGATCCAGGCGTACGCCGCCCTGAAGAAGCTGCCGCTGAAGGAGGCGCGCGAGGTCGTCGAGACCAACGACAAGGCGCGGCTGGCGTACGGCAAGGCCTTCTACCGCACGAACCTCGCCGACAACGCGCTGTACGACCTGGTCATCGACCAGACCCGGTTCACCGAGCACGGCACCGTAGACCTGGTGACGGCGGCCGTCCGCGCCCGCGCGCAGCACGGGTAG